Below is a genomic region from Bradyrhizobium sp. 1(2017).
CGCATTGAGGATCAGCCCGCTGCACTGGGGCGAAAGGCGTGCGATCACGCGCTCCAGGATGGTGCGGCCGCCGATGGTGCGCATCGGCTTGTCGCCGCCGCCCATGCGCCGTGCGAGGCCGCCGGCGAGCAGCACGCCAAGAGTTGGTAGAATGCTCGTGGCCGGAAAACTAGTCGTCACCACCTTCACCCTTGCGCTTGTGCTTGGCCGATTCCTCCTCGACATAGGCGAGGTCCTGGTCGTAGACGATGCGTTCTTCGCCCGCGAGCACGATGAAGCGCTTGCCGCGGGTGCGGCCGACCAGCGTCAGCCCGACCTGCCTTGCGAGATCGACGCCCCAGGCGGTGAAGCCAGAGCGCGATACCAGGATCGGAATGCCCATGCGCACGGTCTTGATCACCATTTCCGACGTGAGGCGCCCCGTGGTGTAGAGGATCTTATCGGATGCGTCGACGCCGTGGCGATACATCCAGCCCGCGATCTTGTCGACGGCGTTGTGGCGGCCGACGTCTTCGGTATAGCAGAGCGGCGCGCCCTCCTTGCACAGCACGCAGCCATGGATGGCGCCGGCCTCCAGGTAAAGCGAGGGCATGGTGTTGATGGTTTGCGTCATCTGGTAGAGCCACGAGGTGCGCAGCTCCGCTTTCGGCAGCGCGACGCTCTCGACCGCCTCCAGGAGGTCGCCGAAGGCGGTGCCTTGCGCACAGCCCGAGGTCTGCGTGCGCTTCTTCAGCTTGGCCTCGAAATTGGTGTGGTGCGAGGTGCGGACGACGACGACCTGGAGATCGTCGTCGTATTCGACCTCGGTGACCACGTCATTGTATTTCAGCATGTTCTGGTTCAGCAGATAGCCGAGCGCCAGATATTCCGGATAGTCGCCGATCGTCATCATGGTGACGATCTCCTGCGAATTCAGGTAGAGCGTCAGTGGCCGCTCCATCGGGACCTTGATCTCGACCCTGGCGCCGGTCTGGTCGGTCCCGATCACGC
It encodes:
- the fdhD gene encoding formate dehydrogenase accessory sulfurtransferase FdhD codes for the protein MMKMDKTPVPLIVPDTDDPRLTQSVIGTDQTGARVEIKVPMERPLTLYLNSQEIVTMMTIGDYPEYLALGYLLNQNMLKYNDVVTEVEYDDDLQVVVVRTSHHTNFEAKLKKRTQTSGCAQGTAFGDLLEAVESVALPKAELRTSWLYQMTQTINTMPSLYLEAGAIHGCVLCKEGAPLCYTEDVGRHNAVDKIAGWMYRHGVDASDKILYTTGRLTSEMVIKTVRMGIPILVSRSGFTAWGVDLARQVGLTLVGRTRGKRFIVLAGEERIVYDQDLAYVEEESAKHKRKGEGGDD